In a genomic window of Chrysemys picta bellii isolate R12L10 chromosome 1, ASM1138683v2, whole genome shotgun sequence:
- the LOC101946584 gene encoding olfactory receptor 51E1-like produces the protein MSASNNSSSSASTFTLIGIPGLEAANFWLAFLLCLLYLLAMLGNGTIIYIIKAEESLHEPMYLFLCMLAAIDMLLSTSTMPRMMDLLWFNSTTIGFDACLLQMFCIHSLSGMESTILLAMAFDRYVAICCPLRHAAILTSPRIAKIGLAAVIRGATVMAPFPIFIKRLPFCSSRVLSHSYCLHQDVMKLACADIKVNIIYGLIVITSVIGLDSLLISLSYVFILRAALSLSQEARLKALGTCISHVCAVFLFYVPYIGLAMVHRFGKIHGSNIHVVMANVYLLVPPVLNPIVYGVKTEQIRQRITKLFQRTTH, from the coding sequence ATGTCAGCTTCCAACAACAGCAGCTCCAGCGCTTCCACCTTCACCTTGATTGGAATCCCAGGGCTGGAGGCAGCGAATTTCTGGCTGGCTTTCCTTCTGTGCTTGCTGTACCTCTTGGCCATGCTCGGGAACGGCACCATTATTTATATCATCAAAGCCGAGgaaagcctccatgagcccatgtacctTTTCCTCTGCATGCTTGCAGCCATCGACATGCTGCTTTCCACATCCACCATGCCCAGAATGATGGACCTCCTCTGGTTCAACTCCACCACCATTGGGTTCGATGCCTGCCTGCTCCAGATGTTCTGCATCCACTCTCTGTCAGGCATGGAGTCCACCATCTtgctggccatggcttttgatcgctacgtggccataTGCTGTCCCCTGCGGCATGCAGCCATCCTCACCAGCCCCAGAATAGCCAAGATAGGGCTGGCAGCGGTAATCAGAGGAGCTACCGTGATGGCCCCCTTCCCCATTTTTATAAAAAGGCTGCCCTTCTGCAGCTCCAGagtcctctcccattcctactgctTGCACCAGGACGTGATGAAGCTGGCCTGTGCCGATATAAAGGTCAATATAATCTATGGTTTGATTGTTATTACCTCTGTCATTGGGTTGGACTCCCTGCTGATCTCCCTGTCATACGTCTTCATTCTCAGAGCCGCCTTGAGTCTGAGCCAAGAGGCCCGGCTCAAAGCACTGGGCACCTGCATCTCCCACGTCTGTGCCGTCTTCCTGTTCTACGTGCCATACATTGGCCTGGCTATGGTACACAGGTTTGGGAAGATACACGGTTCCAACATCCATGTCGTAATGGCCAACGTCTACTTGCTGGTGCCCCCGGTACTCAACCCAATAGTGTATGGGGTGAAAACCGAGCAAATCCGTCAAAGGATCACAAAGCTGTTCCAAAGAACTACACACTGA
- the LOC101946843 gene encoding olfactory receptor 51E1-like, which translates to MSASNNSSSSASTFTLIGIPGLEAVNFWLAFLLCSLYLFAVLGNGTIIYIIKAEESLHEPMYLFLCMLAAIDMLLSTSTMPKMMDLLWFNSTTIGFDACLLQMFCIHSLSAMESTILLAMAFDRYVAICCPLRHAAILTSPRIAKIGLAAVIRGATVMAPLPIFIKRLPFCSSRVLSHSYCLHQDVMKLACADIKVNIIYGLIVITSVIGLDSLLISLSYVFILRAALSLSQEARLKALGTCISHVCAVFLFYVPFIGLSMVHRFGKIQGSNIHVVMANVHLLVPPVLNPIVYGVKTKQIRQRITRLFQRTTH; encoded by the coding sequence ATGTCAGCTTCCAACAACAGCAGCTCCAGCGCTTCCACCTTCACCTTGATTGGAATCCCAGGGCTGGAGGCAGTGAATTTCTGGCTGGCTTTCCTTCTGTGCTCGCTGTACCTCTTCGCTGTCCTCGGGAACGGCACCATTATTTATATCATCAAAGCCGAGgaaagcctccatgagcccatgtacctTTTCCTCTGCATGCTTGCAGCTATCGACATGCTGCTTTCCACATCCACCATGCCCAAAATGATGGACCTCCTCTGGTTCAACTCCACCACCATTGGGTTCGATGCCTGCCTGCTCCAGATGTTCTGCATCCACTCTCTGTCTGCCATGGAGTCCACCATCTtgctggccatggcttttgatcgctacgtggccataTGCTGTCCCCTGCGGCACGCAGCCATTCTCACCAGCCCCAGAATAGCCAAGATAGGGCTGGCAGCGGTAATCAGAGGAGCTACCGTGATGGCCCCCTTGCCCATTTTTATTAAAAGGCTGCCCTTCTGCAGCTCCAGagtcctctcccattcctactgctTGCACCAGGACGTGATGAAGCTGGCCTGTGCCGACATAAAGGTCAATATAATCTATGGTTTGATTGTTATTACCTCTGTCATTGGGTTGGACTCCCTGCTGATCTCCCTGTCGTACGTCTTCATTCTCAGAGCCGCCTTGAGTCTGAGCCAAGAGGCCCGGCTCAAAGCGCTGGGCACCTGCATCTCCCACGTCTGTGCCGTCTTCCTGTTCTACGTGCCATTCATTGGCCTATCCATGGTGCACAGGTTTGGGAAGATACAGGGTTCCAACATCCATGTCGTAATGGCCAACGTCCACTTGCTGGTGCCCCCGGTACTCAACCCAATAGTGTATGGGGTGAAAACCAAGCAAATCCGTCAAAGGATCACAAGGCTGTTCCAAAGAACTACACACTGA